A region of Syngnathoides biaculeatus isolate LvHL_M chromosome 20, ASM1980259v1, whole genome shotgun sequence DNA encodes the following proteins:
- the LOC133493485 gene encoding protein PHTF2-like isoform X1 — translation MASKVKDAVVWYQKKIGAYDQQIWEKSVEQREIKGLRNKPKKTGHVKPDLIDVDLVRGSAFAKAKPESPWTSLTRKGIVRVVFFPFFYRWWIRVTSRAIFLLLLALYLLQAVAALLYATIPQAHGIPATEVFGAIWLMLLLGTVHCQIVSTRTPKPVPGVGGKRRRKLRKASQMEVHREGDGSSSSDNTQEGAPHSCSASATNSLGTLFHDFWHDLCNAGSGKSKLSIDKSTETDNGYVSLDGRVTNRSSEEGLRPRQELSRRLDEACPATRGPLWHARATQHVAAGVKGPASDEASSEEEPDASYVAFRRGADRFNAECALRNRKNTHYKNHYVVEDIPKSSNGRSSRRSSPRTQDSESTRHGSETEDVLWEDFLHCAECRSSCTSETDGEGEGVPACPPAKKEYRDDPFHQVGPLVTELCESKAAEGDVWCLQGHAPWPHSSNTGLERVSAIVWEGNECKKADMSVLEISGMIMNRVNLYTPGIGYQVFGNLVSVTLGLTPLAYRLAQRRDSEQLTALSANELLSVALGGGSGSEALVVTMVTVSFTVRLCLTWLFFFLLSVAERTYKQRLLFAKLFGHLTSARRARKSEVPHFRLKKVQNIKMWLSLRSYLKRRGPQRSVDVIVSSAFLLTLSVVFICCAQLLHVHDTFLECHYNWELVIWCSSLSLFLLRFVTLGSETSKKYSNTSILLTEQINLYLKMEKKPNKKEELTLVNNVLKLATKLLKELDSPFRLYGLTMNPLLYNITQVVILSAVSGVISDLLGFNLKLWKIKS, via the exons ATGGCTTCCAAAGTGAAAGATGCAGTGGTGTGGTACCAGAAAAAG atCGGCGCCTACGACCAGCAGATTTGGGAGAAGTCCGTGGAGCAGCGGGAAATCAAG GGCCTGAGGAACAAGCCGAAGAAGACGGGTCACGTCAAGCCGGACCTGATCGACGTGGACCTGGTTCGCG GTTCGGCGTTTGCTAAGGCGAAACCGGAGAGTCCGTGGACGTCGCTGACTCGGAAGGGCATCGTACGTGTGGtctttttccctttcttctATCGATGGTGGATCCGGGTGACGTCCAGGGCCATCTTCCTCTTGCTGCTGGCTCTCTACCTGCTGCAAG CGGTGGCGGCCCTCCTCTACGCGACCATCCCGCAGGCTCACGGGATCCCCGCTACCGAGGTGTTCGGCGCTATCTGGCTCATGCTGCTGTTGGGCACGGTGCACTGTCAGATCGTTTCAACCAGGACGCCCAAGCCGGTGCCCGGCGTGGGCGGGAAGAGACGCAG GAAGTTGAGGAAGGCTTCCCAGATGGAGGTGCATAGGGAGGGCGACGGCTCCAGCAGTAGCGATAACACACAGGAGGGGGCGCCGCACTCCTGCTCGGCCAGCGCCACAAACAGCCTGGGCACTCTGTTCCACGATTTCTGGCACGATCTGTGTAACGCCGG GTCCGGCAAGTCCAAGCTCTCCATCGACAAGTCGACGGAAACAGACAACGGCTACGTGTCGCTGGACGGGCGCGTGACCAACCGCAGCAGCGAGGAGGGTCTGCGCCCACGCCAGGAACTCTCAAGGCGCCTGGATGAGGCGTGCCCTGCTACGCGCGGGCCGTTGTGGCACGCTCGCGCCACCCAACACGTCGCCGCTGGCGTGAAG GGACCTGCGTCGGATGAGGCATCCAGCGAGGAGGAGCCTGACGCGTCTTACGTGGCCTTCCGCAGGGGAGCGGATAGATTTAACGCCGAATGCGCGCTGCGGAACCGCAAGAACACGCACTACAAGAATCACTACGTGGTGGAG GACATTCCTAAGTCAAGCAACGGCCGCAGCTCCCGGCGCTCCAGCCCGAGGACTCAGGACTCGGAGAGCACCCGGCACGGGTCGGAGACCGAGGACGTGCTGTGGGAGGACTTTTTGCACTGCGCCGAGTGCAGGTCGTCGTGCACGTCCGAGACGG ACGGAGAAGGGGAAGGCGTCCCCGCGTGTCCTCCCGCCAAGAAGGAATACCGAGATGACCCTTTCCATCAGGTGGGTCCATTAGTAACTGAGTTGTGTGAGAGTAAAGCTGCTGAGGGTGACGTCTGGTGCCTTCAGGGTCACGCCCCTTGGCCGCACAGCTCCAACACGGGCCTGGAGAGGGTGAGCGCCATCGTGTGGGAGGGAAACGAGTGCAAGAAAGCAGACATGTCGGTCCTGGAGATCAGCGGCATGATCATGAACAGG GTGAATCTTTACACGCCGGGAATCGGGTACCAGGTGTTTGGCAATCTGGTGTCAGTGACGCTGGGACTGACCCCCTTAGCGTACAG ACTGGCTCAGCGCCGCGACTCGGAGCAGCTGACGGCGCTCTCGGCCAACGAGCTGCTGTCCGTGGCGCTGGGGGGTGGGTCCGGCTCGGAAGCCCTGGTGGTGACCATGGTAACGGTGAGCTTCACGGTGCGGCTGTGCCTCACCtggctcttcttcttcctgCTGAGCGTGGCCGAGAGGACCTACAAGCAG aGGCTGTTGTTCGCCAAACTATTCGGTCACCTGACTTCAGCCCGAAGAGCCAGGAAGTCAGAGGTTCCTCATTTTCGATTGAAGAAAGTCCAAAACATCAAGATGTGGTTGTCGCTGCGCTCCTACCTCAAA CGTCGAGGTCCTCAACGCTCTGTGGACGTCATCGTGTCTTCCGCCTTCCTGTTAACGCTCTCGGTCGTCTTCATCTGCTGTGCACAG CTGCTGCACGTGCACGACACGTTCCTGGAGTGCCACTACAACTGGGAGCTGGTGATCTGGTGCTCCAGCCTGTCGCTCTTCCTGCTGCGCTTCGTCACGCTGGGCTCGGAGACCAGCAAAAAGTACAGCAACACGTCCATCCTGCTGACTGAGCAG ATCAACTTGTATCTGAAGATGGAAAAGAAGCCCAACAAGAAGGAGGAGCTGACGCTGGTCAACAACGTCTTGAAGCTGGCGACCAAACTGCTCAAG GAGCTGGACAGTCCGTTCAGGCTGTACGGGTTGACCATGAACCCCCTGCTGTACAACATCACGCAAGTGGTCATCCTGTCAGCCGTGTCGGGCGTCATTTCGGACCTGTTGGGGTTTAACTTGAAG CTGTGGAAAATCAAGTCGTGA
- the LOC133493485 gene encoding protein PHTF2-like isoform X2 yields MASKVKDAVVWYQKKIGAYDQQIWEKSVEQREIKGLRNKPKKTGHVKPDLIDVDLVRGSAFAKAKPESPWTSLTRKGIVRVVFFPFFYRWWIRVTSRAIFLLLLALYLLQAVAALLYATIPQAHGIPATEVFGAIWLMLLLGTVHCQIVSTRTPKPVPGVGGKRRRKLRKASQMEVHREGDGSSSSDNTQEGAPHSCSASATNSLGTLFHDFWHDLCNAGSGKSKLSIDKSTETDNGYVSLDGRVTNRSSEEGLRPRQELSRRLDEACPATRGPLWHARATQHVAAGVKGPASDEASSEEEPDASYVAFRRGADRFNAECALRNRKNTHYKNHYVVEDIPKSSNGRSSRRSSPRTQDSESTRHGSETEDVLWEDFLHCAECRSSCTSETDGEGEGVPACPPAKKEYRDDPFHQGHAPWPHSSNTGLERVSAIVWEGNECKKADMSVLEISGMIMNRVNLYTPGIGYQVFGNLVSVTLGLTPLAYRLAQRRDSEQLTALSANELLSVALGGGSGSEALVVTMVTVSFTVRLCLTWLFFFLLSVAERTYKQRLLFAKLFGHLTSARRARKSEVPHFRLKKVQNIKMWLSLRSYLKRRGPQRSVDVIVSSAFLLTLSVVFICCAQLLHVHDTFLECHYNWELVIWCSSLSLFLLRFVTLGSETSKKYSNTSILLTEQINLYLKMEKKPNKKEELTLVNNVLKLATKLLKELDSPFRLYGLTMNPLLYNITQVVILSAVSGVISDLLGFNLKLWKIKS; encoded by the exons ATGGCTTCCAAAGTGAAAGATGCAGTGGTGTGGTACCAGAAAAAG atCGGCGCCTACGACCAGCAGATTTGGGAGAAGTCCGTGGAGCAGCGGGAAATCAAG GGCCTGAGGAACAAGCCGAAGAAGACGGGTCACGTCAAGCCGGACCTGATCGACGTGGACCTGGTTCGCG GTTCGGCGTTTGCTAAGGCGAAACCGGAGAGTCCGTGGACGTCGCTGACTCGGAAGGGCATCGTACGTGTGGtctttttccctttcttctATCGATGGTGGATCCGGGTGACGTCCAGGGCCATCTTCCTCTTGCTGCTGGCTCTCTACCTGCTGCAAG CGGTGGCGGCCCTCCTCTACGCGACCATCCCGCAGGCTCACGGGATCCCCGCTACCGAGGTGTTCGGCGCTATCTGGCTCATGCTGCTGTTGGGCACGGTGCACTGTCAGATCGTTTCAACCAGGACGCCCAAGCCGGTGCCCGGCGTGGGCGGGAAGAGACGCAG GAAGTTGAGGAAGGCTTCCCAGATGGAGGTGCATAGGGAGGGCGACGGCTCCAGCAGTAGCGATAACACACAGGAGGGGGCGCCGCACTCCTGCTCGGCCAGCGCCACAAACAGCCTGGGCACTCTGTTCCACGATTTCTGGCACGATCTGTGTAACGCCGG GTCCGGCAAGTCCAAGCTCTCCATCGACAAGTCGACGGAAACAGACAACGGCTACGTGTCGCTGGACGGGCGCGTGACCAACCGCAGCAGCGAGGAGGGTCTGCGCCCACGCCAGGAACTCTCAAGGCGCCTGGATGAGGCGTGCCCTGCTACGCGCGGGCCGTTGTGGCACGCTCGCGCCACCCAACACGTCGCCGCTGGCGTGAAG GGACCTGCGTCGGATGAGGCATCCAGCGAGGAGGAGCCTGACGCGTCTTACGTGGCCTTCCGCAGGGGAGCGGATAGATTTAACGCCGAATGCGCGCTGCGGAACCGCAAGAACACGCACTACAAGAATCACTACGTGGTGGAG GACATTCCTAAGTCAAGCAACGGCCGCAGCTCCCGGCGCTCCAGCCCGAGGACTCAGGACTCGGAGAGCACCCGGCACGGGTCGGAGACCGAGGACGTGCTGTGGGAGGACTTTTTGCACTGCGCCGAGTGCAGGTCGTCGTGCACGTCCGAGACGG ACGGAGAAGGGGAAGGCGTCCCCGCGTGTCCTCCCGCCAAGAAGGAATACCGAGATGACCCTTTCCATCAG GGTCACGCCCCTTGGCCGCACAGCTCCAACACGGGCCTGGAGAGGGTGAGCGCCATCGTGTGGGAGGGAAACGAGTGCAAGAAAGCAGACATGTCGGTCCTGGAGATCAGCGGCATGATCATGAACAGG GTGAATCTTTACACGCCGGGAATCGGGTACCAGGTGTTTGGCAATCTGGTGTCAGTGACGCTGGGACTGACCCCCTTAGCGTACAG ACTGGCTCAGCGCCGCGACTCGGAGCAGCTGACGGCGCTCTCGGCCAACGAGCTGCTGTCCGTGGCGCTGGGGGGTGGGTCCGGCTCGGAAGCCCTGGTGGTGACCATGGTAACGGTGAGCTTCACGGTGCGGCTGTGCCTCACCtggctcttcttcttcctgCTGAGCGTGGCCGAGAGGACCTACAAGCAG aGGCTGTTGTTCGCCAAACTATTCGGTCACCTGACTTCAGCCCGAAGAGCCAGGAAGTCAGAGGTTCCTCATTTTCGATTGAAGAAAGTCCAAAACATCAAGATGTGGTTGTCGCTGCGCTCCTACCTCAAA CGTCGAGGTCCTCAACGCTCTGTGGACGTCATCGTGTCTTCCGCCTTCCTGTTAACGCTCTCGGTCGTCTTCATCTGCTGTGCACAG CTGCTGCACGTGCACGACACGTTCCTGGAGTGCCACTACAACTGGGAGCTGGTGATCTGGTGCTCCAGCCTGTCGCTCTTCCTGCTGCGCTTCGTCACGCTGGGCTCGGAGACCAGCAAAAAGTACAGCAACACGTCCATCCTGCTGACTGAGCAG ATCAACTTGTATCTGAAGATGGAAAAGAAGCCCAACAAGAAGGAGGAGCTGACGCTGGTCAACAACGTCTTGAAGCTGGCGACCAAACTGCTCAAG GAGCTGGACAGTCCGTTCAGGCTGTACGGGTTGACCATGAACCCCCTGCTGTACAACATCACGCAAGTGGTCATCCTGTCAGCCGTGTCGGGCGTCATTTCGGACCTGTTGGGGTTTAACTTGAAG CTGTGGAAAATCAAGTCGTGA
- the LOC133493485 gene encoding protein PHTF2-like isoform X3, producing MASKVKDAVVWYQKKIGAYDQQIWEKSVEQREIKGLRNKPKKTGHVKPDLIDVDLVRGSAFAKAKPESPWTSLTRKGIVRVVFFPFFYRWWIRVTSRAIFLLLLALYLLQAVAALLYATIPQAHGIPATEVFGAIWLMLLLGTVHCQIVSTRTPKPVPGVGGKRRRSGKSKLSIDKSTETDNGYVSLDGRVTNRSSEEGLRPRQELSRRLDEACPATRGPLWHARATQHVAAGVKGPASDEASSEEEPDASYVAFRRGADRFNAECALRNRKNTHYKNHYVVEDIPKSSNGRSSRRSSPRTQDSESTRHGSETEDVLWEDFLHCAECRSSCTSETDGEGEGVPACPPAKKEYRDDPFHQVGPLVTELCESKAAEGDVWCLQGHAPWPHSSNTGLERVSAIVWEGNECKKADMSVLEISGMIMNRVNLYTPGIGYQVFGNLVSVTLGLTPLAYRLAQRRDSEQLTALSANELLSVALGGGSGSEALVVTMVTVSFTVRLCLTWLFFFLLSVAERTYKQRLLFAKLFGHLTSARRARKSEVPHFRLKKVQNIKMWLSLRSYLKRRGPQRSVDVIVSSAFLLTLSVVFICCAQLLHVHDTFLECHYNWELVIWCSSLSLFLLRFVTLGSETSKKYSNTSILLTEQINLYLKMEKKPNKKEELTLVNNVLKLATKLLKELDSPFRLYGLTMNPLLYNITQVVILSAVSGVISDLLGFNLKLWKIKS from the exons ATGGCTTCCAAAGTGAAAGATGCAGTGGTGTGGTACCAGAAAAAG atCGGCGCCTACGACCAGCAGATTTGGGAGAAGTCCGTGGAGCAGCGGGAAATCAAG GGCCTGAGGAACAAGCCGAAGAAGACGGGTCACGTCAAGCCGGACCTGATCGACGTGGACCTGGTTCGCG GTTCGGCGTTTGCTAAGGCGAAACCGGAGAGTCCGTGGACGTCGCTGACTCGGAAGGGCATCGTACGTGTGGtctttttccctttcttctATCGATGGTGGATCCGGGTGACGTCCAGGGCCATCTTCCTCTTGCTGCTGGCTCTCTACCTGCTGCAAG CGGTGGCGGCCCTCCTCTACGCGACCATCCCGCAGGCTCACGGGATCCCCGCTACCGAGGTGTTCGGCGCTATCTGGCTCATGCTGCTGTTGGGCACGGTGCACTGTCAGATCGTTTCAACCAGGACGCCCAAGCCGGTGCCCGGCGTGGGCGGGAAGAGACGCAG GTCCGGCAAGTCCAAGCTCTCCATCGACAAGTCGACGGAAACAGACAACGGCTACGTGTCGCTGGACGGGCGCGTGACCAACCGCAGCAGCGAGGAGGGTCTGCGCCCACGCCAGGAACTCTCAAGGCGCCTGGATGAGGCGTGCCCTGCTACGCGCGGGCCGTTGTGGCACGCTCGCGCCACCCAACACGTCGCCGCTGGCGTGAAG GGACCTGCGTCGGATGAGGCATCCAGCGAGGAGGAGCCTGACGCGTCTTACGTGGCCTTCCGCAGGGGAGCGGATAGATTTAACGCCGAATGCGCGCTGCGGAACCGCAAGAACACGCACTACAAGAATCACTACGTGGTGGAG GACATTCCTAAGTCAAGCAACGGCCGCAGCTCCCGGCGCTCCAGCCCGAGGACTCAGGACTCGGAGAGCACCCGGCACGGGTCGGAGACCGAGGACGTGCTGTGGGAGGACTTTTTGCACTGCGCCGAGTGCAGGTCGTCGTGCACGTCCGAGACGG ACGGAGAAGGGGAAGGCGTCCCCGCGTGTCCTCCCGCCAAGAAGGAATACCGAGATGACCCTTTCCATCAGGTGGGTCCATTAGTAACTGAGTTGTGTGAGAGTAAAGCTGCTGAGGGTGACGTCTGGTGCCTTCAGGGTCACGCCCCTTGGCCGCACAGCTCCAACACGGGCCTGGAGAGGGTGAGCGCCATCGTGTGGGAGGGAAACGAGTGCAAGAAAGCAGACATGTCGGTCCTGGAGATCAGCGGCATGATCATGAACAGG GTGAATCTTTACACGCCGGGAATCGGGTACCAGGTGTTTGGCAATCTGGTGTCAGTGACGCTGGGACTGACCCCCTTAGCGTACAG ACTGGCTCAGCGCCGCGACTCGGAGCAGCTGACGGCGCTCTCGGCCAACGAGCTGCTGTCCGTGGCGCTGGGGGGTGGGTCCGGCTCGGAAGCCCTGGTGGTGACCATGGTAACGGTGAGCTTCACGGTGCGGCTGTGCCTCACCtggctcttcttcttcctgCTGAGCGTGGCCGAGAGGACCTACAAGCAG aGGCTGTTGTTCGCCAAACTATTCGGTCACCTGACTTCAGCCCGAAGAGCCAGGAAGTCAGAGGTTCCTCATTTTCGATTGAAGAAAGTCCAAAACATCAAGATGTGGTTGTCGCTGCGCTCCTACCTCAAA CGTCGAGGTCCTCAACGCTCTGTGGACGTCATCGTGTCTTCCGCCTTCCTGTTAACGCTCTCGGTCGTCTTCATCTGCTGTGCACAG CTGCTGCACGTGCACGACACGTTCCTGGAGTGCCACTACAACTGGGAGCTGGTGATCTGGTGCTCCAGCCTGTCGCTCTTCCTGCTGCGCTTCGTCACGCTGGGCTCGGAGACCAGCAAAAAGTACAGCAACACGTCCATCCTGCTGACTGAGCAG ATCAACTTGTATCTGAAGATGGAAAAGAAGCCCAACAAGAAGGAGGAGCTGACGCTGGTCAACAACGTCTTGAAGCTGGCGACCAAACTGCTCAAG GAGCTGGACAGTCCGTTCAGGCTGTACGGGTTGACCATGAACCCCCTGCTGTACAACATCACGCAAGTGGTCATCCTGTCAGCCGTGTCGGGCGTCATTTCGGACCTGTTGGGGTTTAACTTGAAG CTGTGGAAAATCAAGTCGTGA